A single Atopobiaceae bacterium DNA region contains:
- a CDS encoding LCP family protein — MSRHSRSHTRSGFDSYSRTNASTYHERSARKSRHRGVFHGVVVAAVSVLVVGVVALGAWGVSVQMRLSSDTITDDLRSTLVSTTPGQPYYVLLLGTDGRPGETDYRSDTIILARIDPATKKVALVSIPRDTKVTYNGETCKINATYAYGGAQGVVEAVDDLCGVKISHYVEVSFDGFSNVVDAMGGVTLDVPDRIDDAKAGEDVIETGTQTLNGSQALTFCRSRAYADGDYTRMRHQRLFMTAMLGQLEAEANPVTLISVVNATTDMVSTDMTVADIAGLALSLKGIDTSTDVSSANIPSTTSTIDGVSYVIADPDELALMMQRIDAGEDPQGPDTMDEGLDGTTL, encoded by the coding sequence ATGTCAAGGCACAGCAGGTCACATACGCGTTCGGGGTTCGACTCATATAGCCGCACGAACGCCTCGACCTACCATGAGCGCTCCGCGCGCAAGAGCCGTCACCGCGGCGTGTTCCATGGCGTCGTCGTGGCCGCGGTCTCCGTCCTCGTGGTCGGCGTCGTGGCGCTCGGTGCCTGGGGCGTCTCGGTCCAGATGCGCCTCTCGTCCGACACCATCACGGACGACCTGCGCTCCACGCTCGTCTCCACGACGCCGGGCCAGCCCTACTACGTGCTTCTCCTCGGCACTGACGGCCGTCCCGGCGAGACGGACTACCGGTCCGACACCATCATCCTCGCGCGCATCGACCCCGCCACCAAGAAGGTGGCGCTCGTGTCCATCCCGCGTGACACCAAGGTCACCTACAACGGCGAGACCTGCAAGATCAACGCCACCTATGCCTACGGCGGGGCCCAGGGCGTGGTCGAGGCCGTCGACGACCTGTGCGGCGTCAAGATCTCGCATTACGTCGAGGTCTCCTTCGACGGCTTCTCCAACGTGGTCGACGCGATGGGCGGCGTCACGCTCGACGTCCCCGACCGCATCGACGATGCGAAGGCCGGCGAGGACGTGATCGAGACGGGCACCCAGACCCTCAATGGCTCGCAGGCGCTCACGTTCTGCCGCTCGCGCGCCTACGCGGACGGCGACTACACCCGCATGCGCCACCAGCGGCTCTTCATGACCGCCATGCTCGGCCAGCTCGAGGCCGAGGCCAACCCCGTCACCCTCATCAGCGTGGTCAACGCCACGACCGACATGGTCTCGACCGACATGACGGTCGCCGACATAGCGGGGCTCGCCCTCTCGCTCAAGGGCATCGACACCTCGACTGACGTGAGCTCTGCCAACATACCCTCCACCACGAGCACCATCGACGGCGTCTCCTACGTCATCGCCGACCCCGACGAGCTGGCGCTGATGATGCAGCGGATCGATGCCGGTGAGGACCCGCAAGGGCCTGACACCATGGACGAGGGCCTCGACGGCACCACCCTCTGA
- the rlmB gene encoding 23S rRNA (guanosine(2251)-2'-O)-methyltransferase RlmB, which produces MGAKSSGKGGSRPRGGARKPAGSKQGAGSRQGAAPKSRGPRQGAGPRQGARPQGHGGGTSTGRGPRTQGRGSAGHAPARDYIEGRNAVGEALTAGLPLSRLLVADSEGDTRLARLVSRAEAAGVAVERVPRSQLDALSSHGAHQGVMAKAAPFRYTELADIISAAGNGPALVVVLDHVTDEGNFGAIVRSAEVVGAAGVVIPKARSVSVGAAAYKTSAGAVLHMPVAQVPNLANALDQLKDAGFWAGGATEHADQVVWEAPLEGRVALVMGSEGEGISRLVLEHCDFTCRLPQRGRVESLNVAQAATVLSYEWMRRTFADEGGAHL; this is translated from the coding sequence ATGGGAGCCAAGTCATCAGGCAAGGGCGGGTCGCGCCCACGCGGCGGGGCACGCAAGCCTGCCGGTTCCAAGCAGGGTGCGGGCAGCCGACAGGGCGCCGCTCCCAAGTCGCGTGGCCCGCGCCAGGGCGCAGGCCCGAGGCAGGGTGCGCGCCCGCAGGGCCATGGTGGCGGCACGAGCACGGGTCGCGGACCTCGCACGCAGGGTCGCGGCTCCGCAGGACATGCCCCCGCCCGCGACTACATCGAGGGCCGCAACGCCGTGGGCGAGGCGCTCACGGCAGGCCTCCCGCTCTCACGGCTCCTCGTGGCGGACTCCGAGGGCGACACGCGCCTGGCGAGGCTCGTCTCACGCGCGGAGGCCGCCGGTGTCGCGGTGGAGCGCGTGCCGCGCTCGCAGCTCGACGCGCTCTCGAGCCATGGGGCCCATCAGGGCGTGATGGCGAAGGCCGCGCCCTTCAGGTACACCGAGCTTGCCGACATCATCTCCGCGGCCGGGAACGGCCCTGCCCTGGTGGTCGTGCTCGACCACGTCACCGACGAGGGCAACTTCGGGGCCATCGTCCGCTCTGCCGAGGTCGTGGGCGCCGCGGGCGTGGTCATCCCCAAGGCGCGCTCGGTGAGCGTGGGGGCCGCCGCCTACAAGACGAGCGCCGGGGCCGTGCTGCACATGCCCGTGGCGCAGGTCCCCAACCTCGCGAACGCCCTGGACCAGCTCAAGGACGCCGGCTTCTGGGCGGGCGGCGCGACCGAGCATGCCGACCAGGTGGTCTGGGAGGCTCCGCTCGAGGGACGCGTGGCCCTCGTCATGGGCTCGGAGGGCGAGGGCATCTCTCGCCTGGTCCTCGAGCACTGCGACTTCACCTGCAGGCTCCCCCAGCGTGGCCGGGTCGAGTCGCTCAACGTGGCGCAGGCCGCCACGGTCCTCTCGTACGAGTGGATGAGAAGGACCTTCGCCGACGAGGGCGGTGCGCACCTCTGA
- a CDS encoding ribonucleoside triphosphate reductase, with translation MSPDPATWKMPQSIIKRDGELVDFDPDKICAAIEKAGEATDEFEAGEAMELANQAVKVIGYRFEGATPKIEEVQDIVEQTLVQANYFETARAYIVYREKRRQARRDRETYVDVTSSVNEYLSRADWRVNANANQGYSLGGLILNVSGKVIANYWLSHIYPPEVGEAHRSGSMHIHDLDMLSGYCAGWSLRTLLNEGFNGVPNKVESAPPKHLGAAMGQMVNFLGTLQNEWAGAQAFSSTDTYLAPFVRVDHLGYEEVKQEMQAFVYNMNVPSRWGTQTPFSNLTFDWTCPDDIAGDVPLVGGEPVDFTYGDLQPEMDMINRAFIEVMTEGDAKGRVFTFPIPTYNITKDFPWESENSKRLFEMTAKYGLPYFQNFVNSDLEPNMVRSMCCRLQLDLRELLKRGNGLFGSAEQTGSIGVVTMNMARLGYKHAGDWDGLTGELNDLLVLAKVSLELKRKEVQRLIDTGLFPYTRRYLGTLRNHFSTIGVNGINEMVRNYTHDAHDITDAEGRQLAIDILDYVRARMVDFQEETGHLYNLEATPAEGTTYRFAREDKKRYPDILQAGTPAEPYYTNSSQLPVGYTTDPFKALSEQEELQKKYTGGTVLHLYMGERVSSEEACAQLVKRSLEQFRLPYITITPTFSICPKHGYIAGEHKYCPICDEELAQQKKLEQAEEAEKGTVVGS, from the coding sequence ATGTCACCGGATCCAGCTACCTGGAAGATGCCTCAGTCCATCATCAAGCGCGACGGCGAGCTCGTCGACTTCGACCCAGACAAGATCTGCGCCGCCATCGAGAAGGCCGGCGAGGCCACGGACGAGTTCGAGGCCGGCGAGGCCATGGAGCTGGCCAACCAGGCCGTCAAGGTCATCGGCTACCGCTTCGAGGGCGCCACGCCCAAGATCGAGGAGGTCCAGGACATCGTCGAGCAGACGCTCGTCCAGGCCAACTACTTCGAGACGGCCCGTGCCTACATCGTCTACCGCGAGAAGCGCCGCCAGGCCCGACGCGACCGCGAGACCTACGTCGACGTCACCAGCTCCGTGAACGAGTACCTCTCGCGCGCGGACTGGCGCGTGAACGCCAACGCCAACCAGGGCTACTCGCTGGGCGGCCTCATCCTGAACGTCTCGGGCAAGGTCATCGCCAACTACTGGCTCTCCCACATCTACCCGCCCGAGGTGGGCGAGGCCCATCGCTCGGGCTCCATGCACATCCACGACCTCGACATGCTGTCGGGCTACTGCGCCGGCTGGAGCCTGCGCACGCTGCTGAACGAGGGCTTCAACGGCGTCCCCAACAAGGTCGAGTCCGCCCCGCCCAAGCACCTGGGCGCGGCCATGGGCCAGATGGTGAACTTCCTGGGCACGCTCCAGAACGAGTGGGCGGGCGCGCAGGCCTTCTCGTCCACCGACACCTACCTCGCACCGTTCGTCCGCGTCGACCACCTCGGCTACGAGGAGGTCAAGCAGGAGATGCAGGCCTTCGTCTACAACATGAACGTGCCCTCGCGCTGGGGCACCCAGACGCCGTTCTCCAACCTCACCTTCGACTGGACCTGCCCTGACGACATCGCGGGCGACGTGCCCCTGGTGGGCGGCGAGCCGGTGGACTTCACCTATGGCGACCTCCAGCCCGAGATGGACATGATCAACCGCGCCTTCATCGAGGTCATGACCGAGGGCGACGCCAAGGGCCGCGTCTTCACCTTCCCGATCCCCACCTACAACATCACCAAGGACTTCCCCTGGGAGTCCGAGAACTCCAAGCGCCTGTTCGAGATGACGGCCAAGTACGGCCTGCCCTACTTCCAGAACTTCGTGAACTCCGACCTCGAGCCCAACATGGTCCGCTCCATGTGCTGCCGGCTCCAGCTCGACCTGCGCGAGCTGCTCAAGCGCGGCAACGGCCTGTTCGGCTCGGCCGAGCAGACGGGATCCATCGGCGTGGTCACCATGAACATGGCGCGCCTGGGCTACAAGCACGCCGGCGACTGGGACGGCCTCACGGGCGAGCTCAACGACCTCCTGGTGCTGGCCAAGGTCTCGCTCGAGCTCAAGCGGAAGGAGGTCCAGCGCCTCATCGACACGGGCCTGTTCCCCTACACGCGCCGCTACCTGGGGACGCTCCGCAACCACTTCTCGACCATCGGCGTCAACGGCATCAACGAGATGGTCCGCAACTACACCCACGACGCCCATGACATCACCGACGCCGAGGGCCGCCAGCTCGCCATCGACATCCTCGACTACGTGCGCGCCCGCATGGTCGACTTCCAGGAGGAGACGGGCCACCTCTACAACCTCGAGGCCACGCCCGCCGAGGGCACCACGTACCGCTTCGCCCGCGAGGACAAGAAGCGCTACCCCGACATCCTCCAGGCAGGCACGCCCGCCGAGCCCTACTACACCAACTCGAGCCAGTTGCCCGTGGGCTACACCACCGACCCCTTCAAGGCCCTCTCCGAGCAGGAGGAGCTGCAGAAGAAGTACACCGGCGGCACGGTGCTCCACCTCTACATGGGCGAGCGCGTGAGCTCGGAGGAGGCTTGCGCCCAGCTGGTCAAGCGCTCGCTCGAGCAGTTCCGCCTGCCCTACATCACGATCACGCCCACGTTCTCCATCTGCCCCAAGCACGGCTACATCGCGGGCGAGCACAAGTACTGCCCGATCTGCGACGAGGAGCTCGCCCAGCAGAAGAAGCTCGAGCAGGCCGAGGAGGCCGAGAAGGGCACGGTCGTCGGGTCGTAG
- the ispF gene encoding 2-C-methyl-D-erythritol 2,4-cyclodiphosphate synthase, with translation MRIGHGFDVHRLVEGRELVLGGVHVPYERGLLGHSDADVCVHAIADAILGAARLGDIGQLFPDTDPAYEGADSLVLLSKAMEIARTHGFELADCDCTIAAQAPKLAPYRDEMRHRVARALGVPPDHVGIKATTTEGLGYTGRGEGIAAWAVCLLDETRA, from the coding sequence ATGCGCATCGGTCACGGCTTCGACGTCCACAGGCTGGTCGAGGGTCGCGAGCTCGTCCTCGGTGGCGTCCACGTCCCCTACGAGCGAGGGCTCCTCGGCCACTCCGATGCCGACGTCTGCGTGCATGCCATCGCCGATGCCATCCTGGGCGCCGCGCGCCTGGGCGACATAGGCCAGCTCTTCCCCGATACCGACCCCGCCTACGAGGGCGCCGACTCGCTCGTGCTCCTCTCGAAGGCGATGGAGATCGCCCGGACCCATGGCTTCGAGCTCGCCGACTGCGACTGTACGATCGCCGCCCAGGCGCCCAAGCTCGCCCCCTACCGGGACGAGATGCGCCACCGCGTCGCGCGTGCGCTCGGCGTCCCGCCTGATCATGTGGGCATCAAGGCGACGACCACCGAGGGCCTCGGTTACACGGGGCGCGGCGAGGGGATCGCGGCCTGGGCGGTCTGTCTGCTCGACGAGACGCGGGCGTGA
- a CDS encoding homocysteine S-methyltransferase family protein — protein MTQSERGEEAWRGRAASVDADDQAAFELGCILAGDDDAPLAFAGTMAEPLSRQAGAEDVAAAAWLVDEPETVSHIHELYRYAGADVALTATAQATAPALGRAGVHVDVGTVVASALRCARSGGPRFVMGEVGPCGIRERGAARAAYAELVGALAPGVHAIMVSSMASALDARTALDACREAAPDLPVCVSLTCDAEGCLGYGEPLAQTFSALASAGADAVGVDGVPADVLARLAPAVVDAAHEAHVRVVCRPSAGAVEGVEDGHPSWPLGDADVEACLRALWDAGVRLLGTGDGVSYGATCAVADVVAGL, from the coding sequence TTGACGCAGAGTGAGCGTGGCGAGGAGGCCTGGCGCGGCCGCGCCGCCTCCGTGGACGCCGATGACCAGGCGGCCTTCGAGCTGGGATGCATCCTCGCGGGAGACGATGACGCGCCGCTCGCGTTCGCCGGCACCATGGCCGAGCCGCTGTCGCGCCAGGCCGGGGCGGAGGACGTCGCGGCCGCGGCCTGGCTCGTCGACGAGCCCGAGACGGTCTCGCACATCCACGAGCTCTACCGCTACGCGGGGGCCGACGTGGCCCTCACGGCGACGGCCCAGGCCACGGCGCCTGCGCTCGGGCGTGCGGGGGTGCACGTGGACGTGGGCACGGTGGTGGCATCGGCCCTGCGCTGCGCACGCTCGGGCGGCCCGCGCTTCGTGATGGGCGAGGTGGGCCCCTGCGGCATCAGGGAGCGGGGTGCTGCCCGTGCGGCCTATGCGGAGCTGGTGGGCGCGCTGGCACCGGGCGTGCACGCGATCATGGTCTCGTCGATGGCATCGGCCCTGGACGCACGCACCGCGCTCGACGCCTGCCGCGAGGCGGCACCCGACCTGCCCGTGTGCGTGAGCCTCACCTGCGACGCCGAGGGATGCCTCGGCTACGGCGAGCCGCTCGCGCAGACCTTCTCGGCGCTCGCGAGCGCAGGCGCCGATGCCGTGGGCGTGGACGGCGTTCCTGCCGACGTGCTGGCGAGGCTGGCGCCTGCCGTGGTCGACGCCGCGCACGAGGCGCACGTGCGCGTGGTGTGCCGACCGTCTGCGGGAGCGGTGGAGGGCGTCGAGGACGGACACCCCTCCTGGCCCCTCGGCGACGCGGACGTCGAGGCCTGCCTGCGCGCGCTGTGGGATGCCGGCGTGCGGCTGTTGGGTACAGGCGACGGCGTCTCGTACGGCGCGACCTGTGCCGTGGCCGACGTGGTGGCCGGGCTGTAG
- a CDS encoding metal-dependent transcriptional regulator produces the protein MREETTSHDLSKANEDYLEAIHRIALDTGSAEVRSVDVAEKLDVSKASVTKALGALKERGLVEQARYGRVTLTPEGDELATDVWRCHRMLRAFLVSDLGVEPGTADAEACLMEHALSHDTMLRWIDYLEGQGLSVDAE, from the coding sequence ATGAGAGAAGAGACCACAAGCCACGACCTCTCCAAGGCCAACGAGGACTACCTCGAGGCCATCCATCGCATCGCGCTCGACACGGGCTCGGCGGAGGTGCGCTCCGTCGACGTGGCCGAGAAGCTCGACGTGTCGAAGGCGAGCGTCACCAAGGCGCTCGGCGCCCTCAAGGAGCGGGGCCTCGTGGAGCAGGCACGCTACGGCCGTGTCACGCTCACGCCCGAGGGCGACGAGCTGGCGACCGACGTCTGGCGCTGCCACCGCATGCTGCGCGCCTTCCTCGTCTCGGACCTCGGCGTCGAGCCTGGGACGGCCGACGCGGAGGCCTGCCTCATGGAGCACGCCCTCTCGCACGACACGATGCTGCGCTGGATCGACTACCTCGAAGGGCAGGGACTCTCCGTTGACGCAGAGTGA
- the cysE gene encoding serine O-acetyltransferase, whose amino-acid sequence MFKKHREDIEAFRAHDPAATSDLSIYLNSPGMRAIWAYRRQHRLWEAGHHLLARSLSTLSRHRYGIEIHPGATIGRRFVIDHGMGIVIGETTIIGDDCMLYQGVTLGGTGKQHGKRHPTLGNGVTVGVGAKVLGDIFLGDRCKVGGGAVVVRDVPSDCTVVGVPGHVTTAGGVRVRRATEALPCPDTSDAATIEKAIEQREDTEHREYLPDPLDQTVDALSARVSELEALVARLTGEPVGTDAPASATTQADNETGAPGRGKE is encoded by the coding sequence ATGTTTAAGAAGCATCGCGAGGACATCGAGGCCTTCCGGGCCCATGACCCGGCCGCCACGAGCGACCTCTCCATCTACCTCAACTCACCTGGCATGCGTGCCATCTGGGCATACCGTCGCCAGCACAGGCTCTGGGAGGCGGGGCACCACCTGCTCGCGCGCAGCCTCTCGACCCTGTCGCGCCATCGCTATGGCATCGAGATCCATCCTGGTGCCACCATCGGGCGCAGGTTCGTGATCGACCACGGCATGGGCATCGTCATCGGCGAGACCACCATCATCGGCGACGACTGCATGCTCTACCAGGGCGTCACCCTGGGCGGCACCGGCAAGCAGCACGGCAAGCGCCATCCCACCCTGGGCAACGGCGTCACGGTGGGGGTCGGCGCCAAGGTGCTGGGCGACATCTTCCTCGGCGACCGCTGCAAGGTGGGCGGGGGCGCCGTGGTGGTGCGGGACGTGCCGTCCGACTGCACCGTCGTGGGCGTGCCGGGCCACGTCACCACGGCGGGCGGCGTGCGTGTGCGCCGTGCGACGGAGGCCCTGCCCTGCCCTGACACCTCCGACGCCGCTACAATCGAGAAGGCCATCGAGCAGCGCGAGGACACCGAGCACCGCGAGTACCTCCCCGACCCGCTCGACCAGACCGTCGACGCCCTCTCGGCCCGCGTGAGCGAGCTCGAGGCCCTGGTGGCCCGCCTCACCGGCGAGCCTGTGGGCACGGATGCCCCGGCATCTGCGACGACGCAGGCAGACAACGAGACCGGGGCGCCCGGCCGAGGCAAGGAGTGA
- a CDS encoding NYN domain-containing protein yields the protein MARRRPRAPKLELLLVDGYNVIHGTNRYLDLKDERDADDDLHLDTRGRTNDPFSRAREALVADVAAFAQGRYQAVIVYDGGGNLDPERPEIHEAGVRLVFSRPGETADAVIEAAATRERRAGHPVTVITSDLAVQATVRGEGVTRLSSAALISQVSDATDDAATELADRTFSRMTLGDRLDPATRAKLDELLGR from the coding sequence ATGGCGCGGAGACGCCCGCGGGCCCCCAAGCTCGAGCTCCTGCTGGTGGATGGCTACAACGTCATCCACGGCACCAACCGCTACCTCGACCTCAAGGACGAGCGCGATGCCGACGACGACCTCCACCTGGACACGCGTGGCCGCACCAACGACCCGTTCTCACGGGCGCGCGAGGCGCTCGTGGCCGACGTCGCGGCCTTCGCGCAGGGACGCTACCAGGCCGTGATCGTCTATGACGGGGGCGGCAACCTCGACCCCGAGCGTCCCGAGATCCATGAGGCCGGCGTGCGCCTGGTCTTCTCGCGCCCCGGTGAGACCGCCGACGCCGTGATCGAGGCTGCGGCGACGCGCGAGCGCCGAGCCGGCCATCCCGTCACGGTGATCACGTCCGACCTGGCCGTGCAGGCCACGGTGCGCGGCGAGGGTGTGACGCGCCTCTCGAGCGCCGCGCTCATCTCGCAGGTCTCGGATGCCACCGACGACGCGGCCACCGAGCTGGCCGACCGCACCTTCTCGCGCATGACGCTGGGCGACCGGCTCGACCCGGCGACGCGCGCCAAGCTCGACGAGCTCCTGGGCCGATAG
- the murA gene encoding UDP-N-acetylglucosamine 1-carboxyvinyltransferase, with the protein MDVIKVEGGYPLGGEVVVEGAKNSALKLMAATIMAPGVTTLTNVPNISDVHIMGKVLKRLGATVKVDNEHTLEIDTSSVDKWKTPYELVDKMRASTAVLGPLIARFGHAIVAMPGGCNIGARKIDMHILGLEALGVKFEIDHGYIHATAPEGVIGADVTLEFASVGATENLMMASVHAKGTTTIENAAREPEIVDLANLLNQMGADVRGAGSPIIEVEGVGDLHPVEHRVVGDRIEAGTFLAMGALCGQPMRVSGFDPVHLGLVLKKFELMGIDVTREDHGCVVSRTGAIKPVDIQTLPFPGFPTDMQAQAMCLLSVADGECIVTENVFENRFMFAGELIRMGADVRIEGHHAIVRGVPHLSGAEVRSPDLRGGASLVMAGLVADGITTVSDVYHIDRGYEHFTEKLQSLGAHVERCDVASADED; encoded by the coding sequence ATGGACGTCATCAAGGTTGAGGGTGGGTACCCGCTCGGCGGCGAGGTCGTCGTCGAAGGGGCGAAGAACTCCGCCCTGAAGCTCATGGCGGCCACCATCATGGCCCCTGGCGTCACGACCTTGACCAACGTGCCCAACATCTCGGACGTCCACATCATGGGCAAGGTCCTGAAGCGCCTCGGCGCCACGGTCAAGGTGGACAACGAGCACACGCTCGAGATCGACACCTCGTCCGTCGACAAGTGGAAGACGCCCTACGAGCTCGTCGACAAGATGCGTGCGAGCACCGCCGTCCTGGGGCCGCTCATCGCGCGCTTCGGCCATGCCATCGTGGCCATGCCCGGCGGCTGCAACATCGGCGCCCGCAAGATCGACATGCACATCCTGGGCCTCGAGGCGCTCGGCGTGAAGTTCGAGATCGACCACGGCTACATCCATGCCACGGCACCCGAGGGCGTGATCGGTGCCGACGTGACCCTCGAGTTCGCGAGCGTGGGCGCCACCGAGAACCTCATGATGGCCTCCGTCCATGCCAAGGGGACCACCACCATCGAGAACGCCGCCCGCGAGCCCGAGATCGTGGACCTCGCGAACCTCCTCAACCAGATGGGCGCCGACGTACGTGGCGCCGGCAGCCCCATCATCGAGGTCGAGGGCGTGGGCGACCTCCACCCGGTGGAGCACCGCGTGGTGGGCGACCGCATCGAGGCTGGCACGTTCCTGGCCATGGGGGCCCTCTGCGGCCAGCCGATGCGCGTGTCGGGCTTCGACCCCGTGCACCTGGGGCTCGTGCTCAAGAAGTTCGAGCTCATGGGCATCGACGTCACGCGGGAGGACCACGGCTGCGTCGTGAGCCGCACGGGCGCGATCAAGCCCGTCGACATCCAGACCCTGCCCTTCCCGGGATTCCCCACCGACATGCAGGCCCAGGCCATGTGCCTGCTCTCCGTGGCCGACGGCGAGTGCATCGTCACCGAGAACGTCTTCGAGAACCGCTTCATGTTCGCCGGCGAGCTCATCCGCATGGGTGCCGACGTGCGCATCGAGGGTCACCATGCCATCGTCCGTGGCGTGCCGCACCTCTCGGGCGCCGAGGTCCGCTCGCCTGACCTGCGTGGCGGTGCCTCGCTCGTCATGGCCGGCCTCGTGGCCGACGGCATCACCACGGTGTCGGACGTCTATCACATCGACCGTGGCTATGAGCACTTCACCGAGAAGCTCCAGTCGCTGGGGGCCCACGTGGAGCGTTGCGACGTGGCATCCGCAGACGAGGACTAG
- a CDS encoding anaerobic ribonucleoside-triphosphate reductase: MVNKEELQSTGTVVDGVRIENDERQPCEVWTRVMGYYRPVSFFNTGKKGEFHERVEFVEPGCCCGR; this comes from the coding sequence ATGGTCAACAAGGAAGAGCTTCAGAGCACGGGCACGGTGGTGGACGGCGTCCGCATCGAGAACGACGAGCGCCAGCCCTGCGAGGTCTGGACGCGCGTGATGGGATACTACCGCCCGGTGTCGTTCTTCAACACCGGCAAGAAGGGCGAGTTCCACGAGCGCGTGGAGTTCGTCGAGCCGGGTTGCTGCTGCGGCAGGTAG
- the cysS gene encoding cysteine--tRNA ligase codes for MLVYNTQMHKKQELEPIEPGRIRMYVCGPTVYDQIHIGNGRTFLSFDVIRRYLSYKGYEVTFAQNLTDVDDKIINRANEQGRTAEEVATEFSEAFIAQMRRLNVLDPDIRPRATHEIGPMIEMVSSLIEQGNAYAVASGDVYFSVRSCPTYGTVSGRNVDDLMVGARIEENSDKHDPLDFALWKAAKPGEPSWDSPWGAGRPGWHTECCTMIHRYLGTPIDIHGGGSDLVFPHHENESAQATCCWHEKLANVWMHTGMLRVDGEKMSKSLGNFYTLKEVLDKYPADAVRLLMLQTHYRSPLDFSFSRLDGTLGTLERIRGTVANLRWAAESSSSADHTVCDADHVLGDAVRACREEFVRQMDDDFNTAGALAAVFGLVTTANTYLDESGADLCCSAVLRASDTIAELLGVLGIDSVRVAETTLPHELVDLACAQAGFTGDDADDAATALLAARAQARAEKDWPRADAIRDGIQALGLVVEDTAAGARLKPAAGK; via the coding sequence ATGCTCGTCTACAACACCCAGATGCACAAGAAGCAGGAGCTCGAGCCCATCGAGCCCGGCAGGATCCGCATGTACGTCTGTGGCCCCACGGTCTACGACCAGATCCACATCGGCAACGGCCGCACGTTCCTCTCGTTCGACGTCATCCGCAGGTACCTCTCGTACAAGGGCTACGAGGTCACCTTCGCCCAGAACCTCACCGACGTCGACGACAAGATCATCAACCGTGCCAACGAGCAGGGCCGCACGGCAGAGGAGGTCGCCACCGAGTTCTCGGAGGCCTTCATCGCCCAGATGCGGCGCCTGAACGTCCTCGACCCCGACATCCGTCCGCGCGCCACGCACGAGATCGGCCCGATGATCGAGATGGTCTCGAGCCTCATCGAGCAGGGCAACGCCTATGCGGTGGCCTCGGGCGACGTGTACTTCTCGGTCCGCAGCTGCCCCACCTACGGCACCGTCTCGGGGCGCAACGTCGACGACCTCATGGTGGGCGCGCGCATCGAGGAGAACTCCGACAAGCACGACCCGCTCGACTTCGCCCTCTGGAAGGCGGCCAAGCCCGGCGAGCCCAGCTGGGACTCCCCATGGGGGGCGGGCCGTCCCGGGTGGCACACCGAGTGCTGCACGATGATCCATCGCTACCTGGGCACGCCCATCGACATCCACGGCGGCGGGTCCGACCTGGTCTTCCCGCACCACGAGAACGAGAGCGCCCAGGCCACGTGCTGCTGGCACGAGAAGCTCGCCAACGTGTGGATGCACACGGGGATGCTGCGCGTGGACGGCGAGAAGATGAGCAAGAGCCTGGGCAACTTCTACACCTTGAAGGAGGTGCTCGACAAGTACCCGGCCGATGCCGTGCGCCTGCTCATGCTGCAGACCCACTACCGCTCGCCGCTGGACTTCTCGTTCTCGAGGCTCGATGGCACCCTGGGCACGCTCGAGCGCATCCGCGGCACGGTCGCCAACCTCCGTTGGGCGGCCGAGTCGTCGAGCAGCGCCGACCACACGGTCTGTGACGCGGACCACGTGCTGGGCGACGCCGTGCGCGCCTGCCGCGAGGAGTTCGTGCGCCAGATGGACGACGACTTCAACACCGCCGGTGCGCTCGCGGCCGTGTTCGGGCTCGTGACCACGGCGAACACCTACCTGGACGAGTCGGGCGCCGACCTGTGCTGCTCGGCGGTGCTGCGCGCGTCCGACACGATCGCGGAGCTGCTCGGCGTCCTGGGCATCGACTCGGTGCGCGTGGCCGAGACGACCCTCCCGCACGAGCTCGTGGACCTGGCCTGCGCGCAGGCAGGCTTCACGGGGGACGACGCCGACGACGCCGCCACGGCCCTGCTCGCCGCACGTGCCCAGGCGCGTGCCGAGAAGGACTGGCCGCGCGCGGACGCCATCCGCGACGGCATCCAGGCGCTGGGCCTCGTCGTCGAGGACACGGCGGCCGGGGCACGGCTCAAGCCGGCGGCAGGGAAGTAG